Proteins from one Pleuronectes platessa chromosome 16, fPlePla1.1, whole genome shotgun sequence genomic window:
- the gstt2 gene encoding glutathione S-transferase theta-2 — MAAAGPVKVYLDLLSQPCRALHIFLNCVRIPHSVHTVALRKGEHRTEDFTKLNPMQKVPVMVDNGFVLTESDAILKYLANKYDVPEHWYPRQPERRARVDEYTAWHHSYTRPHAAKVFILECLLPAQSGSPVDEVHLNRALSQLDDTLDKLESMFLRRQPFLCGDDISVADLLSVCELMQPMGGGRDVLQDRPKLQMWRSRVQAAVGDAFDKAHAVLYGVRDRRKAKL; from the exons ATGGCGGCAGCTGGGCCGGTGAAGGTGTACCTGGACCTGTTGTCGCAGCCCTGCCGCGCGCTGCATATCTTCCTCAACTGCGTTCGAATCCCGCACAGCGTCCACACGGTGGCTCTGAGGAAAG GGGAGCATAGGACTGAAGACTTCACTAAATTGAATCCCATGCAGAAGGTTCCTGTCATGGTTGATAATGGCTTTGTCCTCACTGAGag tgatGCCATCCTGAAGTACCTGGCCAACAAGTATGATGTCCCAGAGCACTGGTATCCACGACAGCCAGAGAGACGAGCCAGAGTGGACGAGTACACAGCCTGGCATCACAGCTACACACGACCACATGCTGCTAAAGTCTTCATTCTGGAG TGTCTGCTCCCAGCGCAGTCGGGCTCTCCGGTGGATGAGGTGCATCTGAATCGGGCTCTGTCTCAGCTCGATGACACGCTGGATAAGCTGGAGTCCATGTTCCTTCGCAGGCAGCCGTTCCTCTGTGGGGACGACATCTCCGTGGCTGATCTTCTCTCCGTCTGCGAGCTCATGCAG CCTATGGGGGGTGGCAGGGACGTCCTGCAGGATCGTCCTAAGCTGCAGATGTGGAGGAGCAGAGTTCAGGCGGCTGTCGGTGACGCCTTCGACAAAGCTCACGCCGTGCTGTACGGCGTCAGGGACCGCCGAAAGGCCAAGCTATGA
- the LOC128459116 gene encoding LOW QUALITY PROTEIN: G-protein coupled receptor family C group 6 member A-like (The sequence of the model RefSeq protein was modified relative to this genomic sequence to represent the inferred CDS: inserted 1 base in 1 codon; deleted 1 base in 1 codon; substituted 2 bases at 2 genomic stop codons) → MHSGPTLWAPLTKKSTATWWHNSGNTFLKSLAIIHKIENINAAGFLPXVCLGYLMCDTCSYASKAQQNVLHMLAANGSLTAACNYTDFRPGVKMILGALYSEESXAEARLLNVYMVPLLSSTSSSPELQSDKLTYPGFIRAILINIHQTKALAKLMSNYRWNWVGAVYGDDDYYKAAFDSFLRDAGANNVCLAYQEVVPHYLDHENNEQLIQQVAQXIRSSKAQVVLLILKVELVELLFKELIRTSTNRSWIASDIWSRTGALAQMDGINRVGHILGFTFVASKSESFDNYLRNLSVAPGGYNHFIEEYKSLRFNCSSDLFSGN, encoded by the exons ATGCACAGTGGCCCTACACTTTGGGCGCCTCTCACAAAGAAGTCTACCGCCACCTGGTGGcacaacagtggaaaca CATTTCTTAAATCCTTGGCTATAATCCATAAAATTGAAAATATAAACGCAGCTGGT TTCCTCCCTTGAGTGTGTCTTGGATATTTGATGTGTGACACATGCTCATATGCGAGCAAGGCACAGCAGAATGTCCTGCACATGCTCGCAGCCAACGGCTCTCTAACTGCAGCATGCAACTACACTGACTTCAGGCCTGGAGTCAAGATGATTTTAGGGGCCCTATACTCTGAGGAGT TTGCTGAGGCCAGACTGCTGAATGTGTACATGGTCCCTCTT CTGAGCAGCACATCATCTTCACCAGAGCTGCAGAGTGACAAGCTCACCTACCCTGGTTTTATTCGTGCCATTCTCATTAATATTCACCAGACCAAAGCACTGGCCAAACTTATGAGTAACTATCGCTGGAACTGGGTCGGTGCTGTGTATGGAGACGATGATTACTACAAGGCAGCTTTTGATAGCTTCCTCAGGGATGCTGGTGCAAATAATGTGTGCTTGGCCTACCAGGAGGTGGTGCCACATTACCTCGATCATGAGAACAATGAGCAACTCATCCAGCAGGTGGCTCAGTAGATCCGTTCCTCCAAAGCCCAGGTGGTTCTGCTCATCCTCAAGGTAGAGCTGGTGGAGTTGCTCTTTAAGGAATTGATCAGGACGAGCACAAACCGGTCCTGGATAGCCAGTGATATATGGTCCCGGACTGGTGCCCTAGCTCAGATGGATGGTATTAACAGGGTTGGACACATCTTGGGCTTCACCTTTGTTGCAAGCAAGAGTGAATCATTTGATAATTATCTGAGGAATCTTTCAGTAGCCCCAGGAGGATACAACCACTTCATTGAAGAATACAAGAGCCTGAGATTCAACTGCTCCTCTGACCT CTTCTCAGGGAACTGA